The Labrus mixtus chromosome 21, fLabMix1.1, whole genome shotgun sequence nucleotide sequence ATTCAAGAACGGACAGATACAAGACTGGAAAGAAGCTTTTGTTTTAACTCTCGTCAGAGGAAGTAGGCATGTTTACCCTAAAGGACACAGATGAAAAGACAATATATTTAGACTGAATTATTCCTCCTGAACTTCATGTATTAACAGGATTTTCTGCTCCTCAGGTCTGGACTCTGGTTTTGTCACTCTGCCTCGGCTCTCCCGCTCCGAGCGTCAGCAGCCTTCCATCTCCCTCCCAACCTGCCGCCCCCCCAACATCCACCGCGGCTCTCTAACTGACCCCACTGATGCCATCTTAtccacctgctcctcctccgTCTTGAGCTGTGACGCTAAACCAGCAACTGCTTACTCTGACTCCCTTCCCTCCCTCACCTCCTTGGATAACTTCACCTTCACCTTTGACCTCGGCCCCTCCCTCATGAGCGAGGTGTTCGGTCTGATCGACAGCCACATGGAGGACCCCGGCCATGCctgggagggagaggaggcggGATCAGCGTGTGGGCTGACCAATGAGGGATCAGAGATGGACTCAGCTACTATCTCATACGTGGATTCCCTCCTGAGGGAGGACTGCGGGGACAGAAAGAGCCCGCACGACGCCGAATGGGaagtagaagaggaggagagtgtgaTGGAGGTGAGCAGAGTCGGGCTTTCAGTTACAGTCCCTGATGTGGTGATAGGGTCTCCTGAAAGAGTGAAGTTGGGGATGGGGATGGAGAGTGAGCGCTTCCAGAGTGCTACAGATGTGCTTGCTCGCCACTATGGCATCAGACCCTTAAAGGGACAGAGCAGGATTGAGGCGAAAGATCCTGAGACGATGATCATCAGCCAGCCCAGGAAAAATATCTCCTACAACTACATGGACGATGAGGATGAAATTAAAGTctaaacaaagcaaacaggGATGCTTCAAcacttaactttaaaaaaaaatcttctctgATGTTGGATCTGCAATCTGCATTGGTCTTTAAGAAATTCCccaaatcgtttttttttaatggtcaaTGAGGCTGGCTCTTTTGACTGGATGATCATTAGAACTATACCCCGTGCTTAAAGCAGATCTTTTACTTTATACGGCCATGCTTTAAGGATTTGCAGTTTTGATGCAAAGCTGTTGATGAATGTATctgaaagaagtttaaaaaaaagacttgatgcTACATGTTTCCTAACGCTGCACAGAACGGGGCAGAATGCTTATTTCCTAAAGGACTGGGCTTGAAAAAAATGGCTCAAACAAAAAGGAGGCATGGAAAGTAAGGACCCGCAAGAGAACGTGGTTTAAGTTGTCTCCAAGGAAACACAAACTTTAGTAAATGCAGAAGTTACAAACCTTATTCCTCACTTTAAAGTCGACACTTCATCGCTTCctccatggactgtaaataaacGAGCAcgagcctgagtgacatcatccataGGTTTGTGAAGGGCGGTTTTGGAAAGCTATCCTTGGCCGAAATGCTGTCTCTGTCAAACTTTCATTCAACCTACagacaggcaaagagctggagctgaggcgggccttaagcctcctgtcAAACTGCTACAACGTGGCAACTTGCAGTCAGATCTGTCACGCCCTTCATTTTCCACAACTCTGATTattaacatgttaatttctgctgtcaaaacagacatttcaaTATGGGGTGTGTACAGGACTTCTGAgtcatttggagccagcctcaagtggacactcgagaaaCTGCAGCGTTGGCTTCAGTTTTCAACAGGACGGAGGATTCTTGTTGCAGGTCCAGTTGCTACAGTTGAGAACAGTGAGAAGTGgggattcaaaaaaaaaagtaaccttATAAGAAACTTCTGACATCACTACAATCTTCGTCAACTTTTCGCTCAGGAATACACtaccaagaaacaaaaaaaaagggaaggaacAGGAGACGCCTGTTATCTCAGGCCTCGCTAGACACACCAGAGAAATGCAAACATCTCGCTCTTTAAACGTCATGGATCGAGGGAAGATGTCAAGTCATACCTGTTTGTGCTTGTAGCAACTTAAGACTGAACCGTTGCTCATTGTATGCTGCAGACCTCCATTATAAATACTCTGTGCACCTTTCATGATAATGAAGTCTGACTCCTGTATTATTTTTATAGAAGAATCGTCCTATATTTGATCTTTTATACAGCTGTAAATGAAGATTTGAAATGACCTCCTACTAATATGTTCTTGTGTGCTATTTGTACTAGTATGAGCACCTGCAGTACACAGTGCAATCCACATCCTTATGCTGCAGTCATGACCAATGATACACTATGCTGAAACtgacaataaagatattttaGTTGAATGCTCATTTATTTGCATCGTTTTTCAGGTTCGATTTAAACGTATATTCCACAGAAAATCCTCAGAGGAAGACCAAGAAGTGTGTGCAACGTTTTGTCTTTATATTAGATTATTGGAATTTGGTGTGTCCCTATACtaaacaatattttaattatgtagatttacagaaaatacacagaaagaaacaccaCGAACATGCAGTGGAGAGCAGTTATGGATGGTTGGATCCatttattatgtttgtttttttaaatccagaaagTTTGATTTCTCTGACATCACCTTTGCATTCTAGGAAATACATCAGACATCAGTAccaaagaataaataaataatagtgGTTACAGAAATATTGGTACACCATAACCTGACCAAGCTGCAACACCTCAATTCAAACAGATATCCAGAAAAGTATCAAACTTTACAATTCCTGTAACCTAGCAGGCTATAAAACcttgtttatttaaaggtaGCTCCAGAGTAGGGAGCAGTACTGTAACACTAATGAAGGCCAAAGCAGGCATTCatctatacatatatacatattcTCCTGTGATTACAAGCAACTTcttggttgttttctcaaaatctCGACTTTATCATCTCTTATCTCCTGGGCTCAGTCATATTAAAGGTTGAACACAGATAAAATGAATCCAGATTTGGTTACCCACTTTTCTTTCTACCAAGGATCAGGTAATCCAGCTCACTTTTATGCCCgttgttcaaagaaaaactggatAGGATAAAGTTATTTGTGGgacctttttgcctttattagaaaggacagctgaaaagagacaggaaatgttgggaggagagtgtggaggatgacgtgcagcaaaatGGTCGAGGTCAGATTCGAAACCACAGCCGCTGCAATGaagactaaagcctctgtacatggggatggcgtcataaccgctaggctatccagcgcccTGGTACAGACTTTTAAGGAATACCAAACCCTGACTCCCAAGGGGACTTCACGATGCATATTTGTAcatagggggcgccaaaatccacacaaacggAAAGAGCCTCAGCTGCTTCCACTGAGTCATTAATCAGTGTTTGATAAAGTTGCTATTTGATGCAATATTTTATATGTACCAAATCTTCCATTCATTCTTTCATACACTAATATTTACCTCATCTACTTTGTAACTGAATCACAACAGCCTTCTAGtgcaatctctctctctctgtacatatatatatatatacagtaaatacagtatatttcttaaatatggttttttttatgcttttagtaagagctaggacagtggaaatgtggagagagagagagagagtggggaatgacatgcaggaaaggagccacaggttggatttgagcccaggccgcctgcttggaagactacagcctacgtacatggggcacgcactaaccactaggctaccagcgtcccacaaaataaatattttaaagatgttttagaATATCATctaacttgttttattttactttatttcccCACTTAAATCCAGGCTGAATCCAGCCCTCTGctggcatgtttttttgtatcctaATCCTAAACAAAAAATGGAATATGAAAATACTGGGaacattgaataaataaaaggtatggatgcatgtctgctcAGGGCCTCTGTTAAACAGTATTTTGCTGCTGCCCAAAATGGTGACAATTGTGTCTCCTTCCTGTTCAGAGCTAGCATTCCCTCATCATCAGAAACTTGCTGTGTGACACCTGTAGCCCCTGTAGCCATAGAAAACATAGTATGATTAACACTTTTACCAAAGGTAACATCATTTGCGTCATATTTCTCACTGTACTATCGAGGGAACCCCTTTCGCCTGTGATGGCGGAGGAAGGGGTGGCGGGCAGTTCGGGGCTCTCAGTCCAGGCTTTTTCAGAGGAGGCTTTTTGAGGCTGAGGGTCTGACCTCTGGGTGCCGGCGTCGGCGGTTGGGTCCTTGTCTCTGCAGCGACTGGGGCTTTGCTGGGAGGTGCAGGTGCCGGCACTCTGGGTTTAGAGTAATGAACTGCCAACTGCTCGTTTGGCTGGAGGGGTTTGTTCATGTTGAAAGATCTTTTTGCTGGAAGATGAGAGAAAGAAGACGACAGGATTACAAGTGAGCGTCTTGAGAACAACCAGAAtaagaaaagtgttttaattCAAGACAGTCTTCTTCAGTACACGCTATCTGTGTAACTGTGAAGAAAGAAGCTacgaaaaaacaaataaaaagtgtaatGTGTACTGGATTACCCTGAATTGTACATGTAATTATTCTATATTTAATACATTAAAAGACTATCTTAGTTCAAGCTTGACCACAAagctttgaataaaaaacatcaaaatcttccttttaaaaatgtaaaggtaaAAGTTAAGATCATACCTAACAAAGCACACCCTTAATCAAATAATATATAGATAAAGGATGACCATAGCCCACAGTGGCTAATACAAGCTAcataatcaaataaatcagtGATACTCAATCCGAGGCTctcgagccacatgtggctcatttgggactagttgtggctcttttaagtccaaagtcattatttaaaaaagggaaacattgtcgGCAGAACTTATTCTTTgcaagtcatgtcactgtgtttcccacacatactttaggaaagaaagaggttttttgattgtggctcttgcagaaatCGTCAATGTGGCTCTTAAGTCTAACAAGGCTGAGTACCACTGAAATAAATGATCTAGTTATTGCCAAATGTTGTTTAAAACTGTCAAAATAGTGACCTCAGAAACATGAATAAATCCAGGTGTCTGTTACGACTGTTCTGAAGctttgagtttgacattttgcagGTACCTTACAGGTTTCTGTGAGTGTATTTGGACACAAGTTCTACATGCATCTGTTACACTATGATTCTTGTTGACAGGTGGTCTTGGTTTGCAGCTTGTCAACCACAACATAGCCAGGCCCGGAGACATACCATACCTTATTGTGTATTATACTTTATCTATGAATTTGCTCGAGCGGCAGTGGGTGTGAAAGTAAAATTCGCAGGAGAGTTCTCATTAAGCAAAAGACATAAAGACATACAgtcatcaaaaaagaaaaaaagtttgtttggaAATCAGTTTTTCAGTCAGATGAACAGATTCGGAGAAGAAGACTTATACGGGAAAGTATTTCCACGCGGCAGTTACAACAGCAGAGAGATGACGCACAACCGGAAAGGTTGATATTTTGGTCAGTGGTCTgagacttcctgtttcctgtgtcCTTCCTGGTTATTACAACAAGAGCACCAAGACCTGACAAGGCCCCGTTTTGACTTTGTGAGAGGAAACAGATAGAAGTAAAGAATCTGTACAGGACGACTTGACACAACAGAGTCGTTGCCGTAATGAGACATGCTTGTGCCCTAAGACCACCGTTTATGTCGGGGCACCGTTAAGAAAATATATCTCAGCAAAAAGCAATTCTCAAGACGATTACTTTATGTGTAACACAGAGAACTACTAAACCtgtgaaaataaagatttatttaattttccttCCCCCCAAAGGGACTTCCTGGAATCTGATAAAACAACACTGATTATGTCGTAGTGATGTAATACCAGTTATGGTAGCATTGGGTGTGAGACTCAGTCTGTGTTGTTAACTTGATCAGTCCatttgcattgtgggtaaagctaagc carries:
- the cdc42ep1a gene encoding cdc42 effector protein 1, translating into MNLQEKLSGLKGLVTHSHSKRRHKGDLTLEMISPPMGDFRHTMHVGRGGDVFGDTSFLSNHGGTGNGNNGETDSISSPDNKIGAFFSKTLRQIRRGSDNRPTGGPKDLSPPPPAISPIIKNAVSLPRLDVDMPNGCPTTKVLFPSSQSTPEEMKSSYGLDSGFVTLPRLSRSERQQPSISLPTCRPPNIHRGSLTDPTDAILSTCSSSVLSCDAKPATAYSDSLPSLTSLDNFTFTFDLGPSLMSEVFGLIDSHMEDPGHAWEGEEAGSACGLTNEGSEMDSATISYVDSLLREDCGDRKSPHDAEWEVEEEESVMEVSRVGLSVTVPDVVIGSPERVKLGMGMESERFQSATDVLARHYGIRPLKGQSRIEAKDPETMIISQPRKNISYNYMDDEDEIKV